From Planctomycetota bacterium, a single genomic window includes:
- a CDS encoding phosphoenolpyruvate carboxykinase (GTP) produces the protein MTNDPAVEDHLADCPTDNPHVLAFLRSAVSKCRPDKVHFCDGTESERDALYEKGIEEGIFIRLNQEKLPGCYLHRSDPSDVARVEKLTFICTPSEDDAGPTNNWWQDREAYAKLNEEFEGSFEGRTMYVIPFIMGPPGSPLAKVGVQITDSIYVVQSMGIMTRMGLLAWKQLGQSDEFTRCWHNTGELDPNDRYIAHFPYDNVIMSYGSGYGGNALLGKKCLALRIASFLGKQQGWMAEHMLILGVTDPNGEKTYVTGAFPSACGKTNFAMLQPPQKYVDEGWKVTTVGDDIAWMWADQVTCKMRAINPENGYFGVLPGTNYESNASAMESMSRDTIYTNVAMTEDGDVWWEGKTKEPPSGKIINWLGNEWTPDSDEKAAHPNSRFTAPMRNNPVLDEAADDPAGVPVSAIIFGGRRSNTIPLVFQSFNWIHGVYVGATLGSEGTAAAEGKIGSVRRDPMAMLPFIGYNVRDYLIHWFRMRKEMTDCPRIFHVNWFRRDPETGKFLWPGFGENMRVLKWIIARCHGGAGAIETPLGWMPRPMDIDLEGLRDVDGSDFDAKDFQALERVDGDAFKQEMLSQEELLLRLAGDLPKEMVFQRELLISRL, from the coding sequence ATGACGAACGATCCGGCAGTCGAAGACCACTTGGCGGATTGCCCGACCGACAACCCGCATGTGTTGGCGTTCCTTCGGAGCGCGGTCAGCAAGTGCCGACCCGACAAGGTTCATTTCTGCGACGGCACGGAGTCCGAGCGTGATGCGCTCTACGAGAAGGGGATCGAAGAAGGCATTTTCATTCGGCTGAATCAGGAGAAGCTCCCCGGTTGTTACTTGCATCGTTCGGACCCAAGCGATGTGGCCCGGGTCGAGAAGCTCACGTTCATCTGCACGCCCAGCGAGGACGACGCCGGCCCGACCAACAACTGGTGGCAGGATCGTGAGGCCTACGCGAAGCTCAACGAGGAGTTCGAGGGCAGCTTCGAGGGCCGGACGATGTACGTCATCCCGTTTATCATGGGGCCGCCCGGTTCGCCGCTGGCCAAAGTCGGCGTGCAGATCACCGACAGCATCTACGTCGTGCAATCAATGGGCATCATGACACGCATGGGCCTTCTGGCGTGGAAGCAGCTCGGACAGTCCGACGAGTTCACCCGTTGCTGGCACAACACCGGCGAACTCGATCCGAACGATCGCTACATCGCCCACTTCCCTTACGACAACGTGATCATGTCGTACGGCTCCGGTTACGGCGGTAATGCGCTGCTCGGCAAGAAATGCCTCGCGCTGCGTATCGCCAGCTTCCTCGGCAAGCAACAAGGCTGGATGGCGGAGCACATGCTCATTCTCGGGGTCACCGATCCCAATGGCGAAAAGACGTACGTCACCGGTGCGTTCCCCAGTGCCTGCGGTAAGACCAACTTCGCGATGTTACAGCCGCCCCAGAAGTACGTCGATGAGGGCTGGAAGGTCACCACGGTCGGCGACGATATTGCGTGGATGTGGGCGGATCAGGTCACTTGCAAGATGCGGGCGATCAACCCCGAGAACGGTTACTTCGGGGTGTTGCCGGGTACGAACTACGAGTCCAATGCCAGCGCGATGGAGTCGATGAGCCGGGACACGATCTACACGAACGTCGCCATGACCGAGGATGGCGATGTGTGGTGGGAAGGTAAGACCAAAGAGCCGCCGTCGGGCAAGATCATCAACTGGCTCGGTAATGAATGGACGCCCGACTCTGATGAAAAGGCAGCCCATCCCAACAGCCGATTTACCGCGCCGATGCGTAACAACCCGGTCCTCGATGAAGCCGCCGACGACCCGGCGGGTGTGCCGGTGAGTGCGATCATTTTCGGTGGCCGACGCTCCAACACAATCCCGCTTGTGTTCCAGTCATTCAACTGGATCCACGGCGTTTATGTCGGTGCGACACTTGGGTCCGAGGGGACGGCCGCCGCCGAAGGCAAAATCGGCAGCGTCCGCCGTGATCCGATGGCGATGCTTCCGTTCATCGGCTACAACGTTCGCGACTACCTGATCCACTGGTTCCGCATGCGTAAGGAGATGACCGATTGTCCGCGTATCTTCCACGTAAACTGGTTCCGAAGGGACCCCGAGACGGGTAAGTTTCTCTGGCCAGGGTTCGGAGAAAACATGCGTGTTCTGAAGTGGATCATCGCCCGCTGCCACGGCGGTGCAGGTGCGATTGAGACGCCGCTTGGCTGGATGCCCCGGCCCATGGACATCGACCTGGAAGGTCTCCGGGACGTCGACGGCAGTGACTTCGATGCCAAGGACTTTCAGGCCCTCGAACGTGTCGATGGCGATGCGTTCAAGCAGGAGATGCTCAGCCAGGAAGAGTTGCTTTTGCGGCTCGCCGGTGATCTGCCCAAGGAAATGGTTTTCCAACGGGAGTTGCTCATCAGCCGCCTTTAA
- a CDS encoding Maf family protein encodes MPRLILASASPRRRQFLTNAGYNFDVVPADLDEASFQADGAEQLAQVLAREKCAAISAHFPEAVVIGADTTVAAADGTLLGKPTDRADAARIIRKLTGPPHLVATGVAVGFGDRLETSVDVARVTMRPLSDEELERYLDSDAWDGKAGAYGIQNDDPFVTDLDGRRDTVMGLPMNKTQMLLEQLGVTPVGP; translated from the coding sequence ATGCCGAGATTGATCCTTGCCAGCGCATCGCCGCGTCGCCGTCAGTTCCTGACCAACGCCGGCTACAACTTCGATGTCGTCCCGGCCGACCTCGATGAGGCGTCCTTCCAGGCGGACGGGGCCGAACAGTTGGCACAGGTGCTGGCCCGTGAGAAGTGTGCGGCGATCTCCGCACACTTCCCGGAGGCCGTCGTCATTGGTGCCGACACGACCGTGGCCGCAGCGGACGGAACGCTTCTTGGCAAACCGACCGACCGCGCCGATGCCGCCCGGATCATCCGCAAACTCACCGGCCCGCCACACCTGGTCGCTACCGGCGTCGCCGTCGGCTTCGGCGACCGGCTCGAAACCTCCGTCGACGTCGCCCGCGTCACCATGCGCCCGCTCTCCGACGAGGAACTCGAACGCTACCTCGACAGCGACGCCTGGGATGGAAAGGCCGGCGCGTACGGCATTCAGAACGATGATCCGTTCGTCACCGACCTGGACGGCCGACGCGATACGGTGATGGGCTTGCCCATGAACAAAACGCAAATGCTCCTGGAGCAACTCGGCGTCACACCGGTCGGACCGTAA